A genomic region of Miscanthus floridulus cultivar M001 chromosome 3, ASM1932011v1, whole genome shotgun sequence contains the following coding sequences:
- the LOC136544772 gene encoding protein ALP1-like: MKFKAAFSGGVPQRQYGPRKSIRRDHAGAHERLVADYFAEEPLYPESMFRTRFRMNRRLFLRIVDGLGQWNPYFTYRADCAGRIGLSPLQKCTAAMRMLAYGSPADALDEYLKIGKSTALQCLDKFARGVIEVFGGEYLRRPTREDVERILQVNESRGFPGMLGSIDCMHWRWENCPLAWRGQFTRGDYGVPTIILEVVASHDLHIWHAFFGVAGSNNDLNVLNQSPLFLDALKGEAPQVQFSVNGNEYRTGYYLADGIYPEWTAFMKSITLPQTEKHQLFAEHQEGARKDVEHAFGVLQSRFSIVRRPARLWKRKSIGRIMLACVILHNMIVEDEREDVKIHIDLNENPGASFALPPEVNTSRNPRFADVMRRKAAIRDRPQHTQLKNDLIEHMWRKFGNRQRN; encoded by the coding sequence ATGAAGTTCAAGGCTGCCTTCTCGGGTGGGGTACCTCAGCGACAATATGGTCCTAGAAAGAGCATCCGGAGAGATCATGCAGGTGCCCATGAGCGTCTTGTAGCAGACTACTTTGCTGAAGAACCACTCTACCCCGAGAGTATGTTCCGTACTAGATTTCGTATGAATAGGCGTCTCTTCCTAAGAATTGTGGATGGCCTTGGTCAGTGGAATCCCTATTTTACTTATAGGGCAGATTGTGCTGGTCGAATAGGGCTCTCACCACTGCAGAAGTGTACAGCAGCCATGCGCATGCTGGCTTATGGCAGTCCTGCAGATGCTCTTGATGAGTACTTGAAGATTGGGAAGTCCACTGCATTACAGTGCTTGGACAAGTTTGCACGAGGGGTGATTGAGGTGTTTGGCGGGGAGTACTTGCGACGCCCCACACGTGAGGATGTTGAGAGAATACTCCAGGTCAATGAGTCTCGTGGTTTCCCTGGAATGCTAGGTAGCATAGATTGCATGCATTGGCGTTGGGAGAATTGTCCTTTAGCTTGGAGGGGGCAATTCACCCGTGGTGATTATGGAGTTCCAACTATAATCCTAGAAGTCGTTGCTTCCCATGACCTTCATATTTGGCATGCATTCTTTGGAGTTGCTGGGTCAAACAATGACCTTAATGTGCTGAACCAGTCCCCACTTTTTCTTGATGCCTTAAAAGGAGAAGCCCCTCAAGTTCAGTTTTCAGTCAATGGCAATGAGTATAGAACTGGTTATTACCTTGCTGATGGTATATATCCAGAATGGACAGCCTTCATGAAGTCAATAACACTTCCCCAAACAGAGAAGCATCAGTTGTTTGCTGAGCATCAAGAAGGGGCAAGGAAAGATGTGGAGCATGCTTTTGGGGTATTGCAGTCCCGTTTTTCCATTGTTCGTCGTCCTGCACGCCTATGGAAGAGAAAGAGTATTGGAAGGATCATGCTAGCTTGTGTGATTCTCCACAATATGATAGTGGAAGATGAAAGAGAGGATGTTAAAATTCATATTGACTTGAATGAGAATCCAGGGGCATCCTTTGCTCTACCTCCTGAAGTGAACACTAGTCGTAATCCACGCTTTGCCGATGTCATGCGTAGAAAAGCTGCTATCCGAGATCGTCCACAGCATACCCAGCTTAAAAATGATCTCATTGAGCACATGTGGCGCAAGTTCGGAAATAGGCAACGTAACTAG